In Carya illinoinensis cultivar Pawnee chromosome 7, C.illinoinensisPawnee_v1, whole genome shotgun sequence, the following are encoded in one genomic region:
- the LOC122316977 gene encoding transcription factor bHLH150-like, which yields MGAYPQSQLLGINMKGSMLQGNEQSCSANGSSLRGKIMEAQGKRRWQGISKQRRMIPRSRRHIGGHVKGKRPTGILMKKMARSGSRKHANGIGRKVRTLKRLVPNSESMGLDGLFRETAEYILSLQMRVRVMQNMFDALTNSDE from the coding sequence ATGGGAGCTTACCCGCAATCGCAACTTCTTGGCATTAACATGAAGGGTAGCATGCTCCAAGGAAATGAGCAAAGTTGCAGTGCAAATGGGTCTTCTTTGCGGGGCAAAATAATGGAAGCCCAAGGCAAGAGAAGATGGCAAGGGATCAGCAAGCAGCgtcggatgatccctaggagtAGGAGACATATTGGAGGACATGTCAAGGGCAAAAGGCCTACCGGGATTTTGATGAAGAAGATGGCGCGTTCAGGTTCAAGGAAGCATGCAAATGGAATTGGAAGAAAGGTTAGAACCCTAAAGAGGCTGGTTCCGAACAGCGAATCCATGGGATTGGATGGACTTTTCAGAGAGACAGCTGAATACATATTGTCGTTGCAGATGAGAGTCAGAGTCATGCAAAACATGTTCGATGCATTGACAAATTCTGATGAGTAA